In Miscanthus floridulus cultivar M001 chromosome 8, ASM1932011v1, whole genome shotgun sequence, the sequence GAGTGATTTTTTATGCTTTAGTGATAACTTGTAATACTTATATGCCTTTTGGTTCCATGCTTGTTGTTATCTTTATAGACCTAATTAACATGCACAGTGCTCTTTCAGATAATTGATGCTGTTGTTGCTGCACGTATTTTAAATGCCACACTTGTTGTTCCCAAACTAGACCAAGCATCCTTCTGGAAAGATTCAAGGTTAGTTTGGAGTGCAAAGCATTTCTATGCCAGAATCTTCTAAGGCTTCTTGTGTTTCTAAGATGACTTAAGTGCATTTGGGTTGTACTTAATATAACTTTTGCTGCAGCAATTTTTCGGATATTTTTGACACCAACTGGTTCATCTCATCTCTATCAAAGGATGtaaagattgtgaaagagcttCCACATATAGGAGGTAAACTTCGGGCTCCTCACAGGATGCGTGTTCCCCGAAAATGTACTGAGCGGTGTTACTTGAACCGTGTGTTGCCTGCACTCCTTAAGAAACATGTAAGTCATTGTATTGTAGCTGTGTTTGTTAATTTGTTACCAAGATACATAACttttaggattaagtccactttcggcacctcaactattgtgttggtctaattttaatccttaactacaaaaccgtctagtacCGGTACCTCAACTGTTAAAACCGTTCACTTTAGCACCTGGACGGGGGCAAGGctgttttgaccgacgttgagcggttttgaccacGCCTCCCTCTCCACGCTGCACAGCCTGACAAACCGATGTCGAGGACTAAACCAACAACTAGGATAAGCACAAAAATGAAAGCTTCGATAAAAACGGATACACCCAATACGTCGAAACTCATTGCCCAAGGGTAGAGAAAGACTGTTTCCACATCAAAAACAACAAAAACTAGCGCAAACATGTAATAGCGTATTCGGAATTGTAACCAAGCCCCCCCCCCATGGGTTCTATACCCGATTCATAACTAGAAAGCTTCTCTGGTCCTTCACTAACCGGGGCTAAAAGTCCTGAAATCCAAAATACCAAAATAGGAATAAGGCTTGCTATTATTAGAAATGTCCAAAAAATATCATATTCGTGAAGCAGGCCGATGTTGAGGCCTCTGTTCTACCCTGCCAGTTGCTCGAAATTGGGAAGTGCCTAAATAAAGGTTGTAGTTCTAAGTGCAAGCTTGGGGCTTGTAACTTGAACGGGCCAGAGTGCCACAGCGAAATCTAAGAAACATGCACGCCAAAAATCGTGCAACACTCTGTTTCGGCCGGTGTCCGCGGTCACCGCGTCCGATCGTCGAGGACCAAGCTCCTGCTCGCCCTGCACCGTGCTGCCTCGCCGCGGCTGGATGAGGTCCTCTCTGACGCTGGCGCCCTCGTGCCCCGTGGCGTCGCCGGGGTTGGTACGACCGGGAGTTCGTGTCCATCCTCACCCGCGACGCGCTGGCCTTCGTGGTCGGCTTGCAGCGCGAGTTCCGCGGCGCCGTCCGCTACGCCATGGAGCAACGGCGGGTGGCCCAGCGGCGGTACGACGCCGGCGAGGTGCCGCGGTTCGACCCGGCCACGAGGCTCGTGCGCGACGGGGACTGGACGTGCGCGCTCGTGCCGCCGGCCGTGGCCGACCGCACCGTGGAGATCACGGGCCCCGCCGAGCTGCGGAAGATGGTCATCAACATGCTCAACTCCGGCGCCAAGGTCTTCATGGTAAGCATACACGCGTGCAAACTTGGCTCTGGCTTGCGTACGTACGGgtgaatggatggatggatgaagcACATGTGATGTGTCGACCGTTCTGAGCTGAGACGACGAGAAGAAAACGTGGTAGGCTGACTTTGAGGATGCGTTGTCGCCGACGTGGGAGAACCTAAAGCACGGGCAAGTCAACCTGCGGGACGCCGTGGCTGGCACCATCAGCTTCCTCGACGTGGCGCGCGGGCAGGAGTACAAGCTCAACGACCGAACCGCCAAGCTCTTCGTCCGCCCCCGCGGCTGGCACCTCCCCGAGGCGCACATCCTCATCGACGGCGAGCAGGCCATCGGCTGCCTCGTCGACTTCGGCCTCTACTTCTTCCACAACCACGCTGCCTTCCACGCCGGCCAGGGCGCTGGCTTCGGCCCATTCTTTTACCTGCCCAAGATGGAGCACTCCAGGTACGTGCGTGGCAATACGTGCCGCACGCCCGGCCCATATGAACACGTGCCTCGGTGGTGCGTGCACGGTGCACCACACACGTACATGTGCGCAGCAGTGACGTGACTCACTGGACGCTCACTCGTCGTCTCCTGCAGGGAAGCGAGTATTTGGAACGGGGTGTTCCAGAGAGCCGAGAAAGTTGCTAGGATCGAGCCGAGCGACGGTGCTGGTGGAGACGTTGCCGGCGGTCTTCCAGATGAACGAGATCCTGCACAAGCTGCTCGAACACTCGGCGGGGCTCAACGAGGGCGCCAGCGTCAGAGAGGAGGACCTCATCTAGATCGGTAGCGAGCGGAACCTCCGTGAGAGCCTCGCGATCGTGGACCAATACATGACAGAGGCCATCGCGGTGTGCAAGGCGATGCCGTCGGACGACCTGCTCTCTAGGTTCATGAAGAAGCGCGACAGCAATGGCAGGGCGTTCCCAGAGGACGTGCTCCAGTGGATCGCGCTCAACTTCGTGCTCGCCACGGACCGGAGAAGCGGCGACGGTAGGGCGAGGCTAGAGCGGCTCAGCCACGGCACGGGCGCGACAGCGGGTCGGCCAGGCGAATTGCTATGACAGCGCGGCGAGGCAGCACGGTGCAGGGCGAGCAGGCGCTCGGCCCTCGACGACCGGACGCGGTGACCGCGGACACCGGCCGAAACAGAGTGTTGCACGATTTTTGGCGTGCGTGTTTCTTAGATTTCACTGTGGCACTCTAGCTCGTTCAAGTTACTAGCCCCAAGCTTGCACTTAGAACTACAACCTTTATTCAGACACTTTCGGGTTTCGAGCAACCTCAACATCGGTTTGTCAGGTTGTGCAGCGTGGAGAGGGAGGCgtggtcaaaaccgctcaacgtcgGTCAAAATAGCCTTGCCCCTGCCCAGATGCTAAAAGTGAACGAttttgacagttggggtaccggtactagacggttttgtagttgagagttaaaattagaccaacacaatagttgaggggccaaaagtggacttaatcctaaatTTTATATATGCTGTTATCTTGTGACTTAACCAATTTCGTCCACTTGTGTATATATTCCCCGAGCTATATATATGAGATATTTACTCATTAAGCTCCACAAATATATGAGGCTTTTTCTGTGACTATTTTAGATTCTTTTACTTTCTTATTTTGAGTATTAAGATATCAGTTCTTTCACTTGATGCAGGTTATCCGATTGACGAAGTTTGATTATAGATTAGCAAACAGGTTACAAACTGACTTGCAAAAGTTGAGATGTAGAGTCAACTATCATGCATTGAGATTTACTGCTCCAATTCAAGAGATGGGTGAAAAGCTAATACAAAGAATGAGGGAGAGGAGCAAGTATTTTATTGCTCTTCATTTGAGGTGCACTCATATAAAATTCTCATGTTTTAGATCACATATATCATTTCCTTTTTATACTAATAATTGAGAGGAGGATGGGCGTAATGCAAATAACATAGTTTCTTAATTTCTTTGTATAAGCAGATTAGACTTGAAACCCATTTAGAGATTAGAAGCTAGACCATTGGGAACGCTTTCATCACCTGAGCTAGGGTGTGCTGGATGTTGGTCTCCCTCTAGTGTCAATGTGGTCTCGGCCTCTTGATTCGGGTTGTGGTAGGGTAGCACATATCATGAAGTTAGAGGGACAACTTAAGGAGGGTCCTGAACTTCTGCCTTGGCAGTTTGTCTTATCAAGGAAGACGTGTATTCTGTAGAATGGTATTGCGTGGACACAATAAGTGTTAATGCAATGATAACCTTTGATTCATAGATACCTAGCATTATTTGGCCAATAGGACCAGTATGGTAGAAGAGCATGTGTGATCACGTGATATTATAGTCTGAAGTTGCaggattttatatttttatgacTAAATCTAAATCTTACAAATACCTTTTCCCAGTTCATGTAAGTTTCCTTTACAGCTCGTAATGATATTGATCTTTTTCTTGTCCCTTCCCTAAACATTATTCCTTTTGCAATGTCAGATTCGAACCTGATATGCTTGCCTTTTCGGGGTGCTATTATGGTGgtggagagaaagagaggagagaACTTGGTGCTATAAGGAAGAGGTGGAAAGGTTTGCATGTATGTATGCTACTGTGCTATCATATGGCAGGTACCTTGGAAAACCATGATCGAATTTCCTAATGCAACATCCGCTGTTCTGTATTTCAGCCTAACCCAGAGAAGGGAAGAAGGCAAGGTAGATGCCCTCTAACTCCTGAAGAGGTGGGTCTGATGCTTAGAGCCCTGGGCTACAGAAAGGATGTCCACATCTATGTAGCTTCCGGAGAGATATATGGAGGTGCAAGGACTCTGGCACCTCTTAAAGCTCTCTTCCCCAATCTCCACACAAAAGAAACAATATCTAGCAAAGAGGAGCTGGCTCCATTCTCTAAATATTCCTCTCGCATGGCTGCACTTGATTTCATTGTCTGTGATGAAAGTGATGCTTTTGTAGCTAACAACAACGGCAACATGGCTAAAATTTTGGCTGGACAAAGGTATCCGTTGCTGTGCCCTTCATGTATAACTATGTCATTGGTGGTTTATTACTTGCCCTGACCATATTTCGTGCCCTCTGCAGGAGATACTTTGGGCACAAGAGAGCGATCCGACCAAATGCCAAAAGGCTCTATCCCTTATTTTTGAACAGAGGAAACATGTCATGGGATGCAttctcctcaaaagtacacatggtTCAGAAAGGATTTATGGGGGAGCCCAAAGAGCTGAGGCCAGGGAGGGGGGAGTTTCATGAGAACCCCTCTACCTGCATCTGTGAAAGGACTGATGGCAAAGCAGTAGCCAGGGCCAAATCTCGAGATGATCAAGTATTGAATAGTGGTGCTGATCGAGGTAAAGGCATTGGCGAGCCAGCTGTTCCTAATAATGCTGATGAAGAGGTGGGCGAACCTGATGATGACGAAGATGCCCCTGCAGAGAAAGATATTGTTGATGCTGAAATGGACGACGATGTGTTGGTCGGACCAGAGGATCCTGAGCTAGAACAGATTCTTTCAGACTAGTATCCGGCATCAAAGATGTTTGCACAAACCAATTTTTGGCTGAGGGATTGACGAGTTTTGCCCCGCCCCTCTAAATTGTACATATTTTTTGCGATGTAAATGTACGTATACATTCGATCTACTCTAGCTTAGCTCGCAGCCTCCTTACTCAGTAGCCCCTTTGTAACATTTGTGGATTGTTATAGCTTGTATCATGGGTTTTGCTTTTGTGTAGCAACTCTTTGATGCCCTTTTTGTGTAAGCATCTTAGGGCATGTAGAATGTAAGGTGCTTACACACGGACAATTAAGGAGAGAATGTTGTTATACCATTAATAATTGATATATAAGTTAATTGCCTAGATAGACTTAGTCATCTTGGTAACACACATTAAGCATTGGTCTTAAGGACCATTTGAGTTTTATATTTTAGTAGCTATTCTTTAAGAGCAACTCTAAGAGATTTGGTAAAATTAGATGCTAAATTATGAGATTTAGCCATTATGTAAAATAGTAAGCCTATTTAAAATGTAGAGTTTTACAACAGCCTAGCTAAATTGGAAAACACACATAGCAAGCAGGACTCGCTAGGGAAATATGGCCAGCGAGAAttagaaaaatagaaaacaatATAGACAAGCTGTTGGAATGCTTTTTTTGAGCGCAATAGCTATAAATAGTTTCGCGAATGCATTTACCCAGTCTATTGGAGTTGCTCAACGCCTGAAAAATATGATATGATACTTAGCATCTTATCCATCTTCTAAGTATCAGTTGTGAATAGTCTAGTGAAGAAAAAACGGTTATACATGCTCTTCAGGAACAATTGTGTAGCCAAATGGCGTTGCCTCAGGCCCGTGAACCAGCATAACCTATAAATGCTTCTCCCGTTGAATGCTTTGGCTGTTGGCTACATGCCTAGCAAACAACAATTGTGTAGCCAAATAGCGTCGCCTCAGGCCCGTGAACCAGCATAACCTATAAATGCTTCTCCCGTTGAATGCTTGGTTGTTGGCTACATACCTAGCAAACAGTAATGCCGTTGGGAAACTGGCAAAAAGAGAACACCAATGAACCAGCATAACCCCGTTGGGAAACTGTCAAAGAATAATCATGAAATCAAGTTGTCTATTACAATGGAAACAATATTAACCTCCTCGTCTGGTCATTGCCAAACTACAACTATATTTGTCCAATTGTCCTCCTTGTCTAGACATCACTGGACTACAACTATGTTTATCTCTATATTGGTAGACCCATATAGGTATGAGGAAAATTAGGGATAAACAATATGAGCTGAAAAGTTACAATGCAACACACAACGACCAATATGACGTGAAGCAATCATATTCTCCACGTTCAACCCCCTCTTGCTGGCCGGAGGCACACAGGGTGCTTAAACGGTTAAGCATCATCACATTGTTAGCTTGTTATGAAATTGCAGTATGACAAGTCATCAGATTGACGAACGGTGGATGTCATAATATAAACTAATTGAATCCAAATGTAATCTAAATTCAAATGAAGCATTGTGCATTGATGATCATGTACAAAGCAAAGAATTTCACTTAATCAATACAAAATCTGTACATATGTGGTTTGTCTTCCTCCAGTCGGCTCTCGCTCAACTTCGAATGTGAAGGTGGCTTTTTTCTAAAAGCTAATTTGCCTCCCATTATCTTCTTTAGTAACAATAATAGCATGATGACCAAACAGAGACAGGGTGAGTGTGTATTATATAGTAGTATGCATCTGAGAGACTATCAAAAACTTCGTTACGTAATAGGTGCTCTAGATGCATGACCGACTTGTGTGTACTGGTAATGCGAGCTTTCTACCTATTTCAGTTTTAGCTATAATTTTGTGAATCGTCACACATCTCAAGTTATTATCATTCATTTTCCACAATAATATTGTGAGTCATCACACACAATCACACGTTTCGCGCACCCTCGCCCGCTCCTCGTGCCTCCCGCCGTGCCGCGATCCATCCGCCTATCGACCGTGGGCAACCTCAAGCTCCGCGTGAACGAGCCTCTATTGTGATGCAGTAAATAGATGAGCACATATTGCAATAGTATGTTTTatgtgttttagatgtatgttgcatgtgtttcatctggatattgtaaaagtagatcgggtgttgtatacgttgcaatgactatacacgtacgctgcaagtgtatgtttcaaacgtTTCAGTTGttttaaacgtatgttgcaagtgtttttctagatgttgcatatgttgcactggttatacacgtatgttgtaagtgtatgtttcagctatttcaaacgtatgttgcaagtgtttttatctagatTTTACATATGTTGCAGTGTccatatacatatgttgcaagtgtttgttgtAAATGTTTTCATCTATTTCGGACGTACGTTGCAACAAATGTTTTtatggtgcaagtgtttcatcagcCGGCGCGGCTAGGGGGCGCAGGCAGAGGTGGTCCCCTCCAGCGCAGCTGTCCACGTGTGCGCGCGGGAAGCCAAGCGGACGCGACAACAGGCACGGAGCACAAAGCTATATCCATAGAGCATGAAGCTGCATCCATGCTCAGCTCTCTCTCTTCCCTTATTCCAGCTGGATGCGGCCGgttagcagcagcagcatcacGCGCCAGCAGCAGCATGTGGGTAGCAAGACGGCGCGGCCAGGCGTGGCCCGTCGCTGCTGCTCCTGATGGCCGCGGGCGTGATGATCCCCCACCCTAAGCTTGCACGGTTAAATCGGGACCCAACGGCAGACGCACGGGCGTTGCACAGGAAAGCCGGACACGGGGCGAGCAGCAGGCGCGGGGTGTCCGGACGTGCCGCTGGCGCCAGACGCTAGACGTCCCGATGTGTATATGATGCTCTAACTTGCACTGGATCTCTTCGTCGggggaaaaaaaaactttgatcgAATTGGATACAGGTACACGCCCGACCACTAGCATCTCCTCCATATCTTTCTGCACCTTTTCGCTTTATTTTCTCGAATTTTAACGTTCGGCCCCTCAGCGGCAACTGAATCCCGATCCATTGCGGCATATTCGCTATGTGCCGATCGACGTTCATATACAGCCTAGCACGAACTAGCCGGACCCAGAGACGGCCCTTTCCCATCTCTCAAATCCAAAAAAACGTCAGCTAGTGCGGCGGCCGTTCGGTTGCCTATGGCGGCGCCAAACCACGCCGACAACCAGCCGGCGGCCGGCGCGTCGTCGTCGGCTTCTCCAAAGGCTGCCGGCGGCCACGATCCAAGTGTATCGCCAGATCGTGATGATCCAACTCGACTCCTAGTCGAAATGCTAGCCGGCACGGCCCTTGGGACGCCGATGGCCGCGCCGAATCACATCGATCATCAAccccaggcggcggcggcgaccgttTCTGCCACGTCCGGCCACTGTCCAGGCGTAGCGCCCGATGGCGACGACGACCTTACTCTAACCCTAACCAAAGCATTTGCCACTACAACTCTCGAGACGGCCGCCGCCGTAGCGAATAAGGCGGCGCCCGGCGTGTCCGCGTCGTCGCCTCCTGTCCGGGCGATCCCGGacacgccggcgccggcgccgaagCCAGCGGGCAGCCGCGCCGAGCGCGGGGCGCGGCGGCGCACGAGGTTCCGCCTCATCCGGGTGCCCACGGACTACCTGCGCGCTGGGCAGGAGAGCCGCGACCGGAGCCGCAGGCGGGAGCTTGTCCGGCGATGCGTCGGCAGGCTCTTCGCTGTCCTCGAGGACCGCGCGAGCGAGCGAGGCATCTCCGCCATGATGGCCCGCCTGACGACGACGCTGGAGTCGGCGTCAGGGGGTGGAGATGACGCCGCTGTCTCTGCTGCGGCGCCATCGCTGGAGCATGCTGGGCTAGCGGACCTGCTCGAGAAGATGGCGCTTTCGAAGAAGCACTAGGCCGCGCCACCCTTTTGTTGGCATGTGTGGACACTGAAACCTGTATATCATGTTCTTAGTTAATCTACCCTTCAAGTGTTTAATTTATATTCTAATTGTAATTAATTAGTATTGTTATGTTGGCAATAGATTGATTAAGGAGAAATAGTCCTCTCTGGTTCTCAGTTACTTCTTGTAAGTTTTCTGGAGGCTCAACATATCAAACCTGGGTTCTTCATCTTCACATACTTCCTGATACATCTTGTATACCTGTTGATTCTGAGATGTTCCAGGCCGCCATGCCATAATCTGCAATGCTGAACTTGCATGCGTGTAATCTAGCATGATatagccctgttcggcttactccaTACTCGGcttcttcggcttcttttttcaaccggaacagtgtttttctctcacaacaattcagccggaacagtgttttcagccagtttcagccaagtttcagactagCCAAGTTTATGGGGTAAGCCGAGTATGCCCCATAAACttggctggtctgaaacttggctgaaaacactgttccggctgaattgttgtgagagaaaaacactgtttcggctgaaaaaagaagccgaacaagccgagtATGGGGTAAGTCGAACAGGGCCATATCATGCTAGATTACACGCATGCAAGTTCAGAATTTCAGATTATGGCATGGCAAAGTTAAAACGGAGCCTTAGAGTTATAGAGTATTGCAgcttatgaatttccaaagcaaGTGTATTGCTCTTTGAAAAACAAAATGTGCATTACAGTCGGAACTGGCAACTCTTCAATGTATATAGTTAAAGCAACTGCAGATAGAACAGTTCAGAGGTTTAGATGAAACAAATGTTTGACAACAGAAGTGCATACCAGATAACCGAGGATCCCAACAAAGCTACATTACCAAAATCAAATTAAGTTGGAATCTAAGGAATGGGAAAGTAGCATTGCTACTTACTGGAGAATGGAGAGATAAATTAGAGTACCTTGGGATCAATATCTAATCAGATCTATCTGATAGGGAGTGGGGTTAAAATCAACAATGATATAAGAATTGATAAATAATCATATGAAATTTAGAAATGACCATCTGAACTTACCAAATCGCCAAATTCTAAAAGGATGTATCCACTTAAATAATAATAATGTCGTCACACATCAGAAGAACAAGAGCCACACTTAAATAATCTCGTTTCCAACTGATTTAACCTTCCAATTTCTGGTGGTATGGGCCCAACTAATCTTGATATGCAAGAATCCTGAATGAAGGTATAGTCGGATATTTTTCTGCTAATTTGATAGAAGATACTGAAATGTCATGCTCTAACAATATTTGAGAAATGCTATTCTATACTTAAAAAAACTGAATTACTCATACAAAAACTGTGGATGGCTATAAAATATTAAGCAATTCACAAATAATTAAGATAACTTGAAAGTAAAGAGTGGTTCCCTTATTATTACAGATTAATCACTCCCTTGCTACGACTATCACATCTTACACCCTTCCCGCTGCAGGGGTCTGCATCTTGCTCACACAAATTTAGAATGAACCCATCTCAATTTGCAACTTGCTTCTCGAAGGCAACAAGTGCCGCGCCTCCTCAAGGTGCGGATACAATGAGGTGTTTTTTCAGATAAAGGAAAATAATGCGGACTCTACATTCATTCATGGATGTATATAGCCCAAACACCAGTAAGGATGTGTAGCAAGGTTACCATATATACAATATTCTCTCCTTTTGGCACAGAGATCCAAGTGATGCTTTTTGGCTGGTATATAATGAAAAGAGTTGTTAAGCACATGGTCTGCAAGCACTGTGAATGAGAAACAGGTGGCCAGCAGCACattagaatttttttaaaaaagcaaCCACCATCTATTTTTTAAGGAATTTGTGTATTGATAAGTATGAAACGGCTTCATCTGCACTCCTGCTTACCTGCTGAGGTATATAGTTGAAGTGTCGAACAAATGTGTAgccttgaaattttgaatttgctGAGGCTTGAAATTTATATACTCCAGTAAGGCATTTCTTGAGCACTTAGTGTGTATCCAGCATTCACAAGTATTCTC encodes:
- the LOC136472971 gene encoding uncharacterized protein encodes the protein MAAPNHADNQPAAGASSSASPKAAGGHDPSVSPDRDDPTRLLVEMLAGTALGTPMAAPNHIDHQPQAAAATVSATSGHCPGVAPDGDDDLTLTLTKAFATTTLETAAAVANKAAPGVSASSPPVRAIPDTPAPAPKPAGSRAERGARRRTRFRLIRVPTDYLRAGQESRDRSRRRELVRRCVGRLFAVLEDRASERGISAMMARLTTTLESASGGGDDAAVSAAAPSLEHAGLADLLEKMALSKKH
- the LOC136472970 gene encoding O-fucosyltransferase 6-like, with translation MVQSRRRGGNYRCPRRAALPAAALLLFLLAAVALLYVSPPPLADHPAVASSRGRRSPHALLNSSGGGGMEESERREISRAPTNGSTVRDDLWGSKLASKFYGCSNSSSKFLDSNITTQPDRYLMIVTSGGLNQQRTGIIDAVVAARILNATLVVPKLDQASFWKDSSNFSDIFDTNWFISSLSKDVKIVKELPHIGGKLRAPHRMRVPRKCTERCYLNRVLPALLKKHVIRLTKFDYRLANRLQTDLQKLRCRVNYHALRFTAPIQEMGEKLIQRMRERSKYFIALHLRFEPDMLAFSGCYYGGGEKERRELGAIRKRWKGLHPNPEKGRRQGRCPLTPEEVGLMLRALGYRKDVHIYVASGEIYGGARTLAPLKALFPNLHTKETISSKEELAPFSKYSSRMAALDFIVCDESDAFVANNNGNMAKILAGQRRYFGHKRAIRPNAKRLYPLFLNRGNMSWDAFSSKVHMVQKGFMGEPKELRPGRGEFHENPSTCICERTDGKAVARAKSRDDQVLNSGADRGKGIGEPAVPNNADEEVGEPDDDEDAPAEKDIVDAEMDDDVLVGPEDPELEQILSD